A region of uncultured Desulfobacter sp. DNA encodes the following proteins:
- a CDS encoding ABC transporter ATP-binding protein, with product MPEPLIRIENIGVAFRGQSGRFGRSSIFWGVRQICMTLEKGDSFCLIGESGSGKSTLALALAGLLPFQEGFITFKDKKIKKPGDKNHRALMRRTQMVFQDPVQALSPFRTLGQSIEEPLAARGICRKERAAILAPLIHDTGLTRELLDRKPFQASGGQNQRVCIARSLSTCPDLLILDEPLTALDSLSKNRITRLLCQIKKKYPATCLIITHDMAMVRAMATRVGVIYLGRMLETVPGQVLLSEPAHPYTRALLSASFTPGLWKGQRLVLKGDTPSATNLPRGCIFHPRCPECARICRTQPPPRTEISSGHTVFCHMYTPASAYHKENISCPAS from the coding sequence GTGCCCGAACCCCTGATCCGGATTGAAAATATAGGCGTGGCCTTCCGGGGCCAGTCCGGCAGGTTCGGCCGAAGTTCCATCTTCTGGGGCGTCAGACAGATCTGTATGACCCTGGAAAAGGGAGATTCATTTTGTCTGATCGGCGAAAGCGGCTCGGGAAAAAGTACCCTGGCCCTTGCCCTGGCTGGTCTTCTGCCCTTTCAGGAGGGCTTTATAACATTCAAAGACAAAAAAATTAAAAAACCCGGGGACAAAAATCACAGGGCACTGATGAGGCGGACCCAGATGGTGTTCCAGGACCCGGTTCAGGCCTTGAGCCCTTTCAGGACCCTGGGCCAGTCCATTGAAGAGCCCCTGGCAGCCCGGGGCATTTGCCGGAAAGAGCGTGCAGCCATCCTTGCCCCGCTCATCCATGACACCGGCCTGACCCGGGAGCTGTTAGACCGAAAACCGTTCCAGGCCTCCGGAGGCCAGAACCAGCGGGTCTGTATTGCACGGTCCTTGTCCACCTGTCCGGACCTGCTCATTCTGGACGAACCCCTCACCGCCCTGGACAGCCTGAGTAAGAACCGGATCACGCGGCTTTTGTGTCAAATCAAAAAAAAATATCCGGCCACCTGCCTGATCATCACCCACGACATGGCCATGGTCAGGGCCATGGCCACCCGGGTGGGGGTGATCTATCTTGGCCGGATGCTGGAAACCGTACCCGGGCAGGTGCTGTTGTCCGAGCCTGCCCATCCCTATACCCGGGCCCTTTTGTCCGCCTCCTTTACGCCGGGGCTGTGGAAAGGACAACGACTGGTGCTCAAAGGCGATACCCCGTCAGCCACGAACCTGCCCAGGGGGTGTATATTTCATCCCCGGTGTCCTGAATGTGCCCGGATCTGCCGAACGCAGCCGCCCCCCCGGACAGAAATCTCATCCGGCCACACGGTCTTTTGCCACATGTATACGCCGGCTTCCGCATACCATAAGGAAAACATCTCATGCCCGGCTTCATAA
- a CDS encoding ABC transporter permease, whose amino-acid sequence MPGFIMKKTAGMLLVLLGATFLTYAMILLAPGDAAREIAVARYGGEARLDQATVEWIRQKEGLEKPFLIQYGRWLSHVVQLDFGYSLVEEAKVLTLISTRFAKTFELAAAAIFIALAVSLPLGTLAGIKPESWLDSASISLSVLGLSIPNFWLGLLLISFFSVHLHWLPSFGTGSWQHMIMPALTLGTSITAYIARLLRLSVIQSLKSDYVLALRARGTDSFRVLSKHVVKNTLIPLVTIAGLEFGLILEGAVITEVVFSWPGLGSLMVDAICNRDYPLIQGVVLFTGTIFVLINFGVDLICSALDPRIRLK is encoded by the coding sequence ATGCCCGGCTTCATAATGAAAAAAACCGCAGGCATGCTTCTGGTGTTGTTAGGGGCCACATTTCTGACCTACGCCATGATTCTTCTGGCCCCGGGAGATGCGGCACGGGAGATTGCCGTGGCCCGGTACGGCGGGGAAGCCCGGCTGGACCAGGCCACAGTGGAGTGGATCAGACAAAAAGAGGGCCTTGAAAAGCCGTTTCTGATCCAATACGGCAGATGGCTTTCCCATGTGGTGCAGCTTGATTTCGGCTATTCCCTGGTGGAAGAGGCAAAGGTGCTCACGCTCATCAGCACACGGTTTGCCAAAACCTTTGAGCTGGCTGCCGCAGCCATTTTCATTGCCCTGGCCGTGTCCCTGCCCCTGGGAACCCTGGCCGGCATAAAACCCGAATCATGGCTGGATTCGGCATCAATATCCCTTTCCGTGCTGGGGCTTTCCATCCCCAATTTCTGGCTTGGACTGCTTTTGATCTCTTTTTTCAGTGTTCATCTCCACTGGCTTCCCAGTTTCGGCACCGGCTCCTGGCAACATATGATCATGCCGGCCCTGACCCTGGGCACATCTATCACCGCCTATATTGCAAGGCTGTTGCGCCTGTCCGTGATCCAGAGTTTAAAATCCGACTATGTTCTGGCCCTGCGTGCCAGGGGAACGGATTCGTTCAGGGTATTATCAAAACATGTCGTCAAAAACACGCTCATCCCTTTGGTCACCATTGCGGGCCTGGAATTTGGACTGATTCTTGAGGGCGCCGTCATAACCGAAGTGGTCTTTTCATGGCCCGGGCTGGGCAGCCTTATGGTGGATGCCATCTGCAACCGAGACTATCCGCTGATCCAGGGGGTGGTGCTGTTCACGGGAACCATTTTTGTCCTGATCAACTTCGGGGTGGATCTGATCTGCAGCGCCCTGGATCCAAGGATTCGCCTGAAATGA
- a CDS encoding ABC transporter permease, translating into MTFFKKIISPARLIRFISHNPVTAMAAGVLVTLAVLTVAGPLLAPNNPLTPHPDMRLSPPNARFPMGCDALGRCLFSRILCGTGASIGIGFAAVVISACVGTAIGLAAGFFKGFADELFMRITDMFLAFPEMVAAIALAGIMGPGNLNLIFAISCISWTKYARLSRSIALGAGQALYVKSARLSGVSPATIIFRHILPAVRPSMTVLATVGMAKGILSVSSLGFLGFGVQPPDPEWGTLLMEGKDYLFTAPHLCLFPGLCIMVSVLAFNLLGNRLEQKTGV; encoded by the coding sequence ATGACTTTTTTCAAAAAAATCATCTCACCAGCCCGGTTAATCAGGTTTATATCGCACAATCCTGTCACGGCCATGGCAGCCGGTGTGCTGGTGACGTTAGCCGTCCTGACCGTGGCCGGGCCACTGCTTGCACCCAACAATCCGTTGACTCCGCATCCGGACATGCGGTTAAGCCCGCCCAATGCCCGGTTTCCCATGGGCTGCGATGCCCTGGGACGGTGCCTGTTTTCAAGAATTTTATGCGGCACCGGCGCATCCATCGGCATCGGCTTTGCCGCAGTGGTCATATCCGCCTGTGTGGGAACGGCCATCGGCCTTGCAGCAGGTTTTTTCAAAGGCTTTGCCGACGAACTGTTCATGCGCATCACAGACATGTTTCTGGCCTTTCCTGAAATGGTGGCAGCCATTGCCCTGGCCGGCATCATGGGGCCGGGCAATCTGAACCTTATTTTTGCCATCAGCTGCATCTCCTGGACAAAGTATGCACGTCTGTCCAGAAGCATTGCCTTGGGCGCCGGCCAGGCCCTTTATGTAAAGTCGGCGCGCCTTTCCGGGGTATCGCCGGCAACAATCATCTTTCGACATATTCTGCCCGCTGTGCGCCCCTCCATGACGGTCCTGGCCACGGTGGGCATGGCCAAGGGTATTTTAAGCGTCTCTTCATTGGGCTTCCTCGGATTCGGAGTCCAGCCCCCGGACCCGGAGTGGGGAACTTTGCTCATGGAAGGAAAAGATTATCTGTTCACAGCCCCCCATCTCTGTCTTTTTCCAGGGCTTTGCATCATGGTTTCGGTTCTGGCCTTTAACCTTTTAGGCAACCGGCTTGAACAAAAGACCGGAGTTTGA
- a CDS encoding ABC transporter substrate-binding protein, whose product MNSLIRSSTVWGICIWGTLFWWAAGFASAQTLRLQLKWYHQAQFAGCYVAIEKGFYKDLGIEMELTEGGPGESQSQSLADHNADFAISSPEDLLMHRSQGEPITAISAIYQKSAVVFLSRQDSGIVNPSDFKKKVIAAISSGGVADFSLQFVALMKNMRVDLSQIKLVPYDAEYKGFMDGSVDITPAYFTGGLIKLRTWGAKVNIIYPGDYRVRFYSDILMTTDELIETNPDLVQRVVAATLKGWQYAIENIESSIPIILKYARIKDAQLQKKMLEAAVPLVHTGEARIGWMNRKQWSHMHDILLDQKIIAGPIASIDKVFTNTFVEKTYTEATP is encoded by the coding sequence ATGAACTCCTTAATTCGTTCGTCAACGGTGTGGGGCATCTGCATCTGGGGAACTCTTTTCTGGTGGGCTGCCGGTTTCGCTTCAGCCCAGACATTGCGTCTTCAGCTGAAGTGGTATCACCAGGCTCAGTTTGCCGGATGCTATGTGGCCATTGAAAAAGGATTTTATAAAGATCTTGGCATTGAGATGGAGCTGACTGAAGGAGGTCCAGGGGAAAGTCAGAGCCAGTCCCTGGCTGATCATAATGCGGATTTTGCCATCTCTTCGCCTGAGGACCTGTTGATGCACAGAAGCCAGGGAGAACCCATCACGGCCATATCGGCGATTTACCAGAAAAGTGCGGTGGTTTTTCTGTCCAGACAGGATTCGGGGATTGTCAACCCATCAGACTTTAAGAAAAAAGTCATTGCCGCGATAAGCAGCGGTGGTGTGGCGGATTTTTCGCTTCAGTTCGTTGCTCTGATGAAAAACATGCGGGTGGACCTCTCCCAAATCAAATTGGTTCCCTATGATGCAGAATATAAGGGATTCATGGACGGCAGCGTGGACATCACCCCGGCTTATTTCACAGGCGGGCTAATCAAGCTTCGTACCTGGGGTGCCAAGGTAAACATTATCTACCCCGGAGACTACCGGGTCCGGTTTTACTCTGACATTTTAATGACCACAGACGAACTCATTGAGACGAACCCGGACCTTGTGCAGAGGGTTGTGGCGGCCACCCTGAAAGGCTGGCAGTATGCCATTGAGAATATCGAATCAAGCATTCCCATAATTCTTAAATATGCACGTATCAAAGATGCCCAGCTCCAGAAAAAAATGCTGGAAGCCGCCGTTCCCCTTGTTCATACCGGAGAAGCACGCATCGGCTGGATGAACCGCAAACAATGGTCGCACATGCATGATATTCTGCTGGACCAAAAAATCATCGCCGGTCCCATTGCGTCCATTGACAAGGTATTCACCAACACATTTGTTGAAAAGACCTATACAGAGGCAACGCCATGA
- a CDS encoding ATP-binding protein, whose amino-acid sequence MKIRLKIALLFMLLSILPISIISTLVFIEGKKIITQKVIDHLVTTNDLKLDTLIHWAQSRSRFLNSIGAIPFLTSSQPAGLNRPPLSKDTTRAFLNAFVGEHQFLELFLVDIADGRIMVSTNPLQEGKFKDDQAFFQQGQTAPFIQDIVFDIASGRPVMIFSVPLFSETKEIWALLAGVADLKGLSEIFEKRNPLSCTEDTYLINQFNYFITEPRFGNEYALKKSVITVGTQKARTLGQFIGIYKDYQGIEVLGQTRWFEKMRLYIVSKIDQAEVDASILTLKNQVLLTAFILAAISAFAGWLLTGLVTRPLTALMKAIRKVGSGQFQINLDISRRGELYDLARAFKNMADRLNATMVSKAELEKEIIVRKAAEKQLQQTVKALEQSNEDLQQFAYVASHDLQEPLRMVSSFTQLLADRYSDQLDEKAHKWINFAVDGATRMQRLIQDLLNFSRVNTRGGEFEETDLDDVIDEVKINLQLALQESCARLETVGLPMVRADRNQMVMLFQNIVANALKFCEDKSPEIRISSEKQDNHWLIHVQDNGIGIEPAFINQIFIIFKRLHTREEYPGTGLGLAVCKRIVQRHNGWIWAESEPGKGTIFHIALPT is encoded by the coding sequence ATGAAAATCAGGCTGAAAATAGCGCTTTTATTCATGCTTCTGTCTATTCTGCCCATCAGTATTATTTCAACCCTTGTCTTCATAGAAGGCAAAAAGATCATCACACAAAAGGTCATTGATCACCTTGTCACCACAAACGATTTGAAGCTGGACACGCTGATACACTGGGCCCAGAGTCGAAGCCGCTTTTTAAATTCCATCGGGGCCATCCCTTTCTTAACCTCATCCCAACCTGCCGGGCTGAACCGGCCCCCGCTCTCCAAGGATACCACCAGGGCCTTTTTGAACGCATTTGTGGGAGAACACCAGTTTCTCGAACTTTTTCTGGTGGATATCGCCGACGGCCGAATCATGGTATCGACCAATCCCCTGCAGGAGGGAAAATTCAAAGATGATCAGGCCTTTTTCCAACAGGGACAAACCGCCCCGTTTATCCAGGACATCGTATTTGATATTGCCTCCGGACGACCGGTGATGATTTTTTCAGTGCCGCTTTTTTCTGAAACAAAGGAGATATGGGCACTTCTGGCCGGTGTGGCTGATTTAAAAGGGCTGTCAGAAATTTTTGAAAAAAGGAACCCGTTAAGTTGCACCGAGGATACATATCTTATCAACCAGTTCAATTATTTTATTACTGAACCCAGATTCGGAAATGAGTATGCCCTGAAAAAAAGCGTCATCACGGTGGGAACCCAGAAGGCGAGAACCCTGGGCCAATTTATTGGTATTTATAAAGATTACCAGGGCATTGAAGTTCTGGGGCAGACCAGGTGGTTTGAAAAAATGAGGCTGTATATAGTATCGAAAATAGACCAGGCAGAGGTGGATGCCTCCATTTTAACTTTAAAAAATCAGGTGCTGTTGACGGCATTTATTCTGGCGGCCATCTCTGCTTTTGCCGGCTGGCTGCTGACCGGGCTTGTCACCCGGCCTCTGACGGCACTGATGAAGGCAATCCGCAAAGTGGGTTCCGGGCAGTTTCAGATCAATCTGGACATTTCCAGACGCGGAGAATTGTATGATCTGGCCAGGGCATTTAAGAACATGGCGGACAGACTGAACGCCACCATGGTTTCAAAAGCCGAACTGGAGAAGGAAATTATTGTCAGAAAAGCTGCGGAAAAGCAATTGCAGCAAACGGTCAAAGCACTTGAACAATCCAACGAGGATCTCCAGCAGTTTGCCTATGTAGCCTCCCATGATCTTCAGGAACCTTTGCGCATGGTATCCAGCTTTACCCAGCTTCTGGCAGACCGCTATTCAGATCAGCTGGATGAAAAAGCCCACAAATGGATCAACTTTGCCGTGGACGGGGCCACCCGGATGCAGAGACTGATTCAGGATCTGTTAAATTTTTCAAGGGTGAATACCCGGGGCGGGGAATTTGAGGAAACAGATCTGGACGACGTGATTGACGAAGTTAAAATCAACCTGCAACTGGCCCTTCAGGAGAGTTGTGCCCGGCTCGAAACAGTTGGGCTTCCCATGGTCAGGGCAGACAGAAATCAGATGGTCATGCTGTTTCAAAACATTGTAGCCAACGCTCTAAAATTCTGTGAAGACAAATCCCCGGAAATCCGCATATCTTCTGAAAAACAGGACAATCACTGGCTGATCCATGTCCAGGATAACGGCATTGGCATTGAACCCGCATTTATTAATCAGATTTTTATTATATTCAAGCGCCTGCACACGCGCGAAGAGTATCCGGGCACAGGGCTCGGTCTTGCGGTGTGCAAACGCATTGTCCAGCGTCATAACGGATGGATCTGGGCAGAATCAGAACCCGGAAAAGGAACGATTTTTCATATCGCTCTTCCAACATAA
- a CDS encoding response regulator gives MVPTKPQTATILLVEDNPGDAELAREALENSKFINQLHVAEDGVKAMAFLHRQEPYTDAPRPDIILLDLNLPKKDGREVLAEIKSDEKLKSIPVVILTSSKADEDVIRSYKLHANCYIAKPLDITRFFDVVNNIKEFWMSIVVLPHKGE, from the coding sequence ATGGTGCCCACAAAACCCCAAACCGCCACCATACTTCTGGTGGAAGACAACCCCGGCGATGCGGAACTGGCCAGGGAAGCCCTGGAAAATTCCAAATTTATCAACCAGCTTCATGTGGCTGAAGACGGTGTCAAGGCCATGGCGTTTCTTCATCGGCAGGAACCATATACCGATGCCCCCCGGCCGGACATCATCCTTCTGGATCTGAACCTGCCCAAAAAAGACGGCAGGGAGGTGCTGGCCGAGATTAAATCAGATGAAAAGCTGAAATCCATTCCCGTGGTCATCCTGACATCTTCCAAGGCTGACGAGGACGTTATCAGATCCTATAAACTGCATGCCAACTGCTATATCGCCAAGCCCCTGGATATAACGCGTTTTTTTGATGTGGTGAACAACATTAAAGAGTTCTGGATGTCCATTGTGGTGCTGCCTCATAAAGGAGAATAG
- a CDS encoding response regulator produces the protein MEKIQKHILLVEDNPADEELIRVILTEKNNSSYMLHVKERLGEALDFLSGHKIDIVLLDLGLPDSQGIFTIQRIKEQYPFIPIVVVTGNEDENTGIEAVRMGAQDYICKGLIPNHYLTQTIEYAIHRQDSEFRLRQSEAKYKSIVENIGIGVALVNWDMTILETNSCMNQWFPQINIQNGTKCYESIKCFCNGAPGFKECPVAKTLKDGAAHKYTSKKGHITYRMLYSPLKDGSGQIKGVVVLAEDITERLSVETRLRQAQKMESLGTLAGGVAHDFNNILTAIHGFTTLARAKSGNNSSLMDDLSEIIKATHRASDLVQQILTFSRMKTCEKQPVRMDLIIKEVLKLLRSTLPSNIEIINLVGKYQEKVLADPTQIHQIMMNLCTNAAHAMEETGGTLEVALELISREDIRAGGFTSLKNRPHFKLMIKDTGTGIPPDLMESIFDPYFTTKGIGEGTGLGLSVVQGIVKDCDGEILVESTVGKGSCFTLYFPVSKNGSAAIPTPVQMANWSGTENILLVDDELPILKMGTRILNMGGYQVHTETNGHAALEYIQKHHKRIDLVLSDMTMPKMTGLELAQRLSELPLNIPVIIMTGYSHALSPRKINEAKIKAIITKPLLMENLMSTIRNVLDQTSGLL, from the coding sequence GTGGAAAAAATTCAGAAGCATATCCTTCTGGTGGAAGACAATCCGGCGGATGAGGAACTGATCCGGGTGATATTAACCGAAAAAAACAATTCTTCCTATATGCTTCATGTTAAAGAGCGCCTGGGTGAGGCGCTTGATTTTCTGTCCGGCCACAAAATTGATATTGTGCTGCTGGACCTGGGGCTTCCCGACAGCCAGGGCATCTTCACCATCCAAAGAATCAAGGAACAATACCCATTCATACCCATTGTGGTGGTCACTGGCAATGAAGATGAAAACACCGGCATTGAAGCCGTGCGCATGGGTGCCCAGGATTATATCTGCAAAGGGCTGATCCCCAACCATTACCTCACCCAGACCATTGAATATGCCATCCACCGGCAGGATTCAGAATTCCGGCTCAGACAGTCTGAAGCCAAATATAAAAGCATTGTGGAAAACATCGGCATCGGCGTGGCTCTTGTCAATTGGGACATGACGATTCTGGAAACCAATTCGTGCATGAACCAATGGTTTCCGCAGATCAATATTCAAAACGGGACAAAATGCTATGAAAGCATCAAGTGTTTCTGCAATGGTGCGCCTGGCTTTAAAGAGTGCCCGGTGGCGAAAACCCTGAAAGACGGGGCAGCACACAAATACACCAGTAAAAAAGGACATATCACCTACCGGATGCTGTACTCTCCCCTGAAAGACGGCAGCGGCCAGATCAAAGGCGTGGTGGTGCTGGCAGAAGACATCACTGAAAGACTGTCTGTGGAAACCCGGCTGCGCCAGGCCCAGAAAATGGAATCGTTAGGCACTCTGGCCGGGGGCGTGGCCCATGATTTTAACAACATTCTCACCGCAATTCACGGATTTACCACCCTGGCCAGAGCCAAATCTGGAAATAATAGTTCGCTTATGGATGACTTGTCAGAAATTATAAAAGCAACCCACCGGGCCAGTGATCTGGTACAGCAGATCCTGACCTTCAGCCGCATGAAGACTTGTGAAAAACAGCCGGTTCGAATGGATCTGATCATCAAAGAGGTCCTTAAGCTTTTAAGATCCACACTGCCGTCCAATATTGAAATCATCAACCTTGTGGGAAAATATCAGGAAAAAGTTCTGGCCGATCCCACCCAGATTCATCAAATCATGATGAACCTTTGCACCAATGCCGCCCATGCCATGGAAGAAACCGGAGGCACCCTGGAAGTCGCTTTGGAACTGATAAGCCGGGAGGACATAAGAGCCGGCGGTTTTACCTCATTGAAGAACCGCCCCCATTTCAAACTGATGATTAAAGATACCGGGACCGGCATCCCGCCGGATCTGATGGAATCTATTTTTGATCCGTACTTCACCACCAAAGGCATTGGCGAAGGAACAGGATTGGGGCTTTCTGTGGTTCAGGGTATTGTAAAAGACTGTGACGGAGAAATTCTAGTGGAATCAACCGTGGGAAAAGGATCCTGCTTTACCCTGTACTTTCCTGTGTCAAAAAACGGTTCAGCGGCCATCCCGACTCCTGTCCAAATGGCCAACTGGAGCGGCACGGAGAACATCCTGCTGGTGGACGACGAGCTGCCGATTTTAAAAATGGGCACCCGGATACTTAATATGGGCGGGTACCAGGTTCACACTGAAACCAACGGCCATGCAGCCCTTGAGTATATCCAGAAACACCATAAACGCATTGACCTGGTTTTATCAGACATGACCATGCCGAAGATGACCGGCCTTGAACTGGCCCAGCGATTGTCAGAGTTGCCGCTGAACATCCCCGTCATCATCATGACCGGTTACAGCCATGCTCTGTCGCCCAGAAAAATCAACGAGGCAAAGATCAAGGCCATCATCACCAAACCTCTGCTCATGGAAAACCTCATGTCAACCATCAGAAACGTACTGGATCAGACCTCCGGGCTCCTGTAA
- a CDS encoding YaeQ family protein: protein MALKPTIFKANITLADVDRNVYDTLNLTLAQHPSESVERMMARVIAFCMNATEALTMTRGLSTVEEPDIWEKTLDGRIALWVDVGEPSFDRIKKAGRLSSAVRVYSFNLKSDSWWEKEGGKFQGLSAEVFQLQWKGIQELAGLTNRTMDLSVTVSDGVVYVSGDTGACEISWKPLKAN from the coding sequence GTGGCCCTTAAACCCACCATTTTTAAAGCAAATATCACCTTGGCCGATGTGGACCGGAATGTTTACGATACCCTGAACCTCACCCTTGCCCAGCACCCTTCTGAATCTGTTGAGCGCATGATGGCAAGAGTGATCGCATTCTGCATGAATGCCACTGAAGCCCTGACCATGACCCGGGGGCTTTCCACTGTGGAGGAGCCGGATATCTGGGAGAAAACCCTGGATGGCAGGATTGCCCTCTGGGTTGATGTAGGAGAACCTTCTTTTGACCGGATAAAAAAAGCCGGACGGCTTTCTTCTGCGGTGCGGGTATATTCCTTTAATCTCAAGTCCGACAGTTGGTGGGAGAAAGAAGGGGGAAAATTCCAGGGGTTAAGTGCGGAGGTCTTCCAGCTCCAATGGAAAGGCATACAGGAACTGGCTGGATTGACCAACAGGACAATGGACCTTTCCGTAACGGTTTCAGACGGTGTCGTTTATGTTTCCGGGGATACCGGGGCGTGCGAAATTTCCTGGAAACCCCTTAAGGCGAATTAG
- a CDS encoding GNAT family N-acetyltransferase, with protein sequence MEIVYSKISDFDDWLSLSREVEPLFGPMADESGFQEALKQAISLNTAFCIRTESDGTNKKLIAGVVISKDSNEILWLAVSQRYQRNGYGRKLIEFAINSLNTKEKINVQTFNDSVPEGKAARKLYMELGFKDIKDGGLNPAGIPTVIMQLNETEII encoded by the coding sequence ATGGAAATTGTTTATTCAAAAATATCTGATTTTGATGATTGGCTGTCACTATCAAGAGAAGTAGAACCGCTTTTCGGGCCGATGGCGGATGAGTCAGGTTTCCAGGAAGCTTTAAAGCAAGCAATATCTTTAAATACGGCCTTTTGTATTCGTACAGAATCCGATGGAACCAATAAAAAATTGATTGCCGGAGTTGTGATTTCTAAAGATTCAAATGAAATCTTATGGCTCGCAGTCTCACAACGGTATCAAAGAAATGGATATGGCCGAAAACTCATTGAATTTGCTATTAACAGCCTGAATACCAAAGAAAAAATAAATGTTCAAACCTTTAATGACTCAGTTCCAGAAGGGAAGGCTGCAAGAAAATTATATATGGAGCTTGGCTTTAAGGATATTAAGGATGGTGGATTAAATCCTGCTGGAATTCCAACTGTAATAATGCAGTTGAATGAAACGGAAATTATATGA
- a CDS encoding YheU family protein, with translation MKAIKIPYDQLSPEALHGVIEEFVTRDGTDYGEVEVPLGTKIAQVLAHLRSGKAVIVFDQETETCTVLRNDDPLLKALG, from the coding sequence TTGAAAGCTATTAAAATCCCTTATGATCAATTGAGCCCGGAAGCTCTCCACGGTGTCATTGAGGAATTTGTAACCAGGGATGGTACGGACTATGGTGAGGTTGAAGTGCCTTTGGGCACCAAGATTGCCCAGGTGCTGGCCCATCTCAGGTCCGGCAAAGCAGTTATTGTTTTTGACCAGGAAACTGAAACCTGTACTGTGTTGAGAAACGATGATCCTTTGCTGAAGGCACTGGGGTGA
- a CDS encoding DUF3820 family protein: MDLPEPYLVWFSRKGLPEGKLGRLLLTVYEIKLNGLALISHRYLLAGYLKIESY; the protein is encoded by the coding sequence GTGGACTTACCTGAACCCTATCTTGTCTGGTTTTCCCGCAAAGGCTTGCCCGAGGGTAAATTGGGCAGACTGCTGCTGACCGTCTATGAAATCAAGCTCAACGGCTTGGCATTGATCAGTCATCGGTACCTTCTGGCCGGATACCTGAAAATTGAAAGCTATTAA